In Halarcobacter bivalviorum, a genomic segment contains:
- a CDS encoding response regulator transcription factor, producing the protein MKILLLEDDTLLHEIIEEFLEELKYEVISTYDGQEAYELIFEQHFDLLILDVNVPSINGFDLLKNIKENSMDIPTIFITSLHTTKDMETGFNVGADDYIRKPFHLSELKLRIDNIKRLRKIDSQEIEKINDSILYSYASKIISIKEKHTQLSKTEAKVFEYLLKHSNKAVSIEEIALNNWVYDETPTDTTIRTYIKNLRKILGKDSIINIKGIGYKFDLNT; encoded by the coding sequence ATGAAAATATTACTACTTGAAGATGATACTTTATTACATGAAATTATTGAAGAGTTTTTAGAAGAGCTAAAGTATGAAGTTATATCTACATATGATGGACAAGAAGCTTATGAACTTATTTTTGAACAACACTTTGATTTACTTATTCTAGATGTGAATGTTCCTTCTATAAATGGCTTTGATTTACTAAAAAATATAAAAGAAAACTCTATGGATATTCCAACAATCTTTATAACTTCTCTTCACACAACAAAAGATATGGAAACTGGCTTTAATGTGGGAGCTGATGATTATATAAGAAAACCTTTTCATCTAAGTGAACTAAAACTTCGAATTGATAATATAAAAAGACTAAGAAAAATAGACTCTCAAGAGATAGAAAAAATTAATGACTCTATTTTATATAGTTATGCTTCAAAAATCATTTCTATAAAAGAAAAGCATACTCAACTCTCAAAAACAGAAGCAAAAGTATTTGAATATCTTTTAAAACACTCAAATAAAGCTGTATCTATTGAAGAGATAGCGCTAAATAACTGGGTTTATGATGAAACACCAACTGATACTACTATTAGAACTTATATTAAAAATTTACGAAAAATATTAGGTAAAGATTCAATTATTAATATAAAAGGGATTGGTTATAAATTTGACCTAAATACTTAA
- a CDS encoding sensor histidine kinase — protein sequence MENVIIKFQKEYTIDLTRSEKVTFIRFLSLYLGASFILLLLLSLLYYQNEKTLHLDLAKTKMENISSQISSKIIFAHMMDRELDIDEYLQMQGYEIAFYDKDGNKILGNSTGKTKLEKGFYQDNNSYVLVDNSTFGHLGVFYIVIKEKLFITLVENIKSKILIVFLIIYSLISIVGYFLAKLFIKPIKDEREKLNNFIKDTTHELNTPISAILMSSESKELTSKQLERVKLAVHRISEIYSDLTYIFLEEKDENRVISELELKAVIEEQLNYFEVIAQKKKINISLDLEELRYKIDKNDFIRLFNNILSNAIKYNKKEGKVSILLKDKTLSIKDTGIGIEKKKVDDIFNRYYRATTEQGGFGIGLNIVQNICKAYNITFKVDSQLKKGTTFTFTF from the coding sequence GTGGAAAATGTTATAATCAAATTTCAAAAGGAGTATACCATAGATTTAACAAGAAGTGAAAAAGTAACCTTTATTAGATTTTTATCATTATATTTAGGAGCTTCCTTTATTTTATTACTCTTATTATCACTATTATATTATCAAAATGAAAAAACACTTCATTTGGATTTAGCTAAAACAAAAATGGAGAATATCTCTTCTCAAATTTCTTCAAAAATCATTTTTGCTCATATGATGGATAGAGAGTTAGATATTGATGAATATTTACAAATGCAAGGTTATGAAATAGCTTTCTATGATAAAGATGGGAATAAAATTTTAGGTAATTCTACTGGAAAGACAAAACTAGAAAAAGGTTTTTATCAAGATAATAATAGTTATGTTCTTGTTGATAACTCTACTTTTGGACATCTAGGAGTTTTTTATATAGTTATAAAAGAGAAACTTTTTATTACCCTTGTTGAAAATATTAAAAGCAAAATATTAATAGTATTTTTAATCATCTACTCTTTAATTTCTATTGTTGGCTATTTTTTAGCAAAACTCTTTATTAAACCTATAAAAGATGAAAGAGAAAAGTTAAATAACTTTATTAAAGATACAACCCATGAATTAAATACTCCAATTAGTGCTATTTTAATGTCATCAGAGAGTAAAGAACTTACTTCAAAGCAGTTAGAAAGAGTTAAATTAGCAGTTCATAGAATTTCTGAGATTTATAGTGACTTAACATATATCTTTTTAGAAGAGAAAGATGAAAATAGAGTAATCTCAGAACTTGAATTAAAAGCTGTGATTGAAGAGCAATTAAACTATTTTGAGGTAATAGCACAAAAAAAGAAAATTAATATCTCTTTAGACCTTGAAGAGCTTAGATATAAAATAGATAAAAATGATTTTATAAGACTTTTCAATAATATTCTTTCAAATGCAATAAAATATAATAAAAAAGAAGGAAAAGTCTCTATTCTTTTAAAAGATAAAACTTTGAGTATTAAAGATACGGGAATAGGTATTGAGAAGAAAAAAGTTGATGATATTTTTAATAGATATTATCGTGCTACAACAGAGCAAGGTGGCTTTGGAATAGGGCTAAATATTGTTCAAAACATTTGTAAAGCCTATAATATAACTTTCAAAGTTGATTCCCAGTTGAAAAAGGGTACGACCTTTACTTTCACTTTTTAA
- a CDS encoding FixH family protein, whose translation MKLLKIFSIIALLIGVLNAQPIDLTGSKNGYDITLKSEKSLVVGDNYFYVTLAKDGQAVTDAKVKAKFFMPEMPGMPYMEYEGKAQLVDGKYKLLINLSMSGTWQYHLMFKTADGKVHKIRSSVNL comes from the coding sequence ATGAAACTATTGAAAATATTTTCAATAATAGCACTTTTAATAGGTGTTTTAAATGCCCAGCCAATTGATTTAACAGGTTCAAAAAATGGTTATGATATTACACTAAAATCAGAAAAGTCTTTAGTTGTAGGAGATAACTATTTTTATGTAACTTTAGCAAAAGATGGGCAAGCAGTTACTGATGCAAAAGTAAAAGCTAAATTTTTTATGCCAGAGATGCCAGGAATGCCATATATGGAATATGAAGGGAAGGCACAATTAGTTGATGGAAAATATAAACTATTAATCAACTTATCAATGAGTGGTACATGGCAGTATCATCTAATGTTTAAAACTGCTGATGGAAAAGTTCATAAAATTAGATCAAGTGTGAATTTATAA
- a CDS encoding TolC family protein → MIKQSLILILFSSLIFAKSIDKVVDEALIKNSSLQAMEQTIASAKEQIDLASKWENPVLSLGATDIQFDDISKRDLEAMQAQFIGLTQTIPLGEKKEIEQDIARNDYELSKLLLEDKKLELRAKIYEYIYNIKLLDERIALFSELKQNVNELQKLLEEFYKYNKASQIDIIKVQTLYVELDISERKLINTQTTMKLKLEQLTYSSYKDIDISTELEEIVLEKNFDNHPKLLQIKKNIEKFDNTSLYEKEKKNSDIKLSVNYFQRDSKYEDYLNVSVAIPLSVYGSEDIKAKKAKLKANEFKNLLEDSKLQFKNQISILQDNINNALYSYEKLNESIIPKYNQIQRTLESYNRFSSLKQIDSKQLIRNLNELINYKLKAIDEKQTYFTNFSNSIYFTKVKK, encoded by the coding sequence ATGATTAAGCAATCTCTTATTCTCATCCTTTTTTCAAGTCTCATTTTTGCGAAGAGTATAGATAAAGTTGTAGATGAAGCTTTAATAAAAAATAGTTCTTTACAAGCAATGGAACAAACTATTGCCTCTGCAAAAGAGCAAATTGATTTAGCTTCAAAATGGGAAAATCCTGTATTGAGTTTAGGTGCTACTGATATTCAATTTGATGATATTTCAAAAAGAGATTTAGAAGCAATGCAAGCTCAATTTATAGGTTTAACTCAAACTATCCCTTTGGGTGAGAAAAAAGAGATTGAACAAGATATTGCAAGAAATGATTATGAGCTTTCAAAGCTTTTATTAGAAGATAAAAAACTTGAATTAAGAGCAAAAATCTATGAGTATATTTATAATATAAAATTACTTGATGAAAGAATAGCTCTTTTTTCAGAGTTAAAACAAAATGTTAATGAACTACAAAAACTTTTAGAAGAGTTTTATAAATATAATAAAGCTAGTCAAATTGATATTATAAAAGTTCAAACCTTATATGTAGAATTAGATATAAGTGAAAGAAAACTTATTAATACTCAAACTACAATGAAATTAAAATTAGAACAACTTACATATTCAAGTTATAAAGATATTGATATTAGTACAGAGTTAGAAGAGATTGTTTTAGAAAAAAATTTCGATAATCATCCAAAACTTTTACAAATAAAAAAGAATATAGAGAAGTTTGATAATACTTCACTATATGAAAAAGAGAAAAAAAATTCAGATATTAAATTATCAGTAAACTATTTTCAAAGAGATAGTAAATATGAAGACTATCTAAATGTTAGTGTTGCAATTCCACTTTCTGTTTATGGAAGTGAAGATATAAAAGCAAAAAAAGCAAAACTAAAAGCAAATGAGTTTAAAAATCTTTTAGAAGATTCAAAACTACAATTTAAAAATCAAATTAGTATTTTACAAGATAATATTAATAATGCACTATATTCATATGAAAAATTAAATGAAAGCATTATTCCAAAATACAATCAAATTCAAAGAACACTTGAAAGTTATAATAGATTTTCATCTTTAAAGCAAATTGATTCAAAACAGCTGATTAGAAATCTTAATGAATTAATCAACTATAAATTAAAAGCAATTGATGAAAAACAGACATATTTTACAAATTTTT